Genomic segment of Panicum virgatum strain AP13 chromosome 2K, P.virgatum_v5, whole genome shotgun sequence:
CAACCGAGAGAGTAAGTTTTCCTCCTGGGACGATAGGGGGTACGGGGGCTTCCGACTCATCTGAATATCTCTCTGACCAAGACATAGCTGCAGGAAAAACTCCAAAGAGTACTAGAACTGAAAATAATGCATGCAAGGTATCAGTTCATTCTACTGAAGTATGAAGTGCAATATATATGCAGTCACTAATCAGATGAATGTCCTATACTTCAATTTATAAAATCTTACTGCAATAGATTATAGATGATCACAAGTCATATGGATGTCTGGCACTTCTATTTATCTGCTATTACTTTGTGATTTCATATCCACAAGGAGTGCTTTTCATTTGGGTCAACATAAACAATTTTTAtttcatatattttttcttAGCCCCTGCCTGACCCTGCATTTTGAACCTAAGCCAAACGCTTGGGACTCCAAAGTACCCATCATAAAAACACATCCTGGAAAAACCTTGATCTGTTTCAGGTGAAAATTCTTATGATGTGGTTGGTGTTTAGTTTCAAGATTTCAGATCAGAAGGAAAACTGGAGTAATGTATTGTTGGTATTGTCCCATTTTGCCACATGTTTGCAAGGATAATAGATTATGAAATAACAGTTCAAGATACAGTAAAAAGATCCTTGCCTCCATAAGTTCCTGCAAAGTCCAGTGCATTGAAAAATATCTCCGGATCAAGCAGGGACAGAAGAAGTGGAGGGAGCAGAGTTAATAAATATGGCAGCGGTTTGTTCTGGCCACTTGGTAGTTTAAGCACTGCAAAGTTTTACAGAAGAGACAAGAAATGAGCGAAAGCACTGGTTCCAGAATCTTGAAAAGAATTATTGCTGCCTTGGTATCTCTCCCATAAAAAAGGTGGAGATGTTCTCCCTCAGGCTTAGCTGAGAAATCTGATTGCTATGGACCAAAGATACTTACAGTCTGCTAGGAAGTCTGAGAGTCCTAGAACAAATCCAATGTATGATGTGCCTATTGCGAGAAATGAGAACGCCTCAACAATAGGCTGCAAACCAGAAGGGATGTCGAAGTTAGCTACAGTTTTCTAGAGAACTGTATGAGTAACTTGAAAAATACTTACCCCCACTATCCCATTACTTGATCTAAGTAGTTCTAATGGATCAGAAACAGTGCTGCTCCCTGCAATTCCAGGAAGTGTTCCCAGGATTACACCATCCCACACTAGGAACAGAGCCAGTGGTATGGCAGTACCCGCTATGATAGCTGTTCTGCAAAACCCAAAAAGGATATGCTTTCACTTTTACGATTTGCTGATACATTATCAGTTAATAGAGTATAGTAAATTTAGAGGAAATTCGTGACGTTTCTTTAGTTGAAAAACTGTTGTCGTGTTGTATAAATAGCTCTGTTGTTGCAAGCCTGACAGTATAGGTAACTCCTTTAACTGGCACAAATAACAACTTCTGTACTTAATTAAGTTGGATCGTTTATGTACAAAGTTGTCCTCAGAAGTCTCACCGTACTTTTGACAGGTCTCCCTCCAAATTTGTACAGAGAACAGGAACTACATTCTGTTAGAGCAAATACTCAGTTTAGTGCCAAGGAGAAAATTTATTCAAGTAAGTACGGATGGTAACAGGATTACCTGGTATACAAATGAAAGAGCAATTATTGGTATACTTTGTGGAGCAGCAGCAAAATTCGCTTCAAGAAGAGAACTCCACTGTAGGTTTCCACTTGCAACCACCTGTTTATACTAGAACCAGTACGTTATCTGTGACACACCCACAGGCCACAATGACATACTTTGCCTATAGGTGTTTCCGAGTTGTCTGATGGTCTAAATTTTGTCACAGGGACATACTTTCTGTCCAAATATAATCATACAAAAAGGACGATGATCACATTACTAAAAGGGGGTCATGATTTGTTGGGTTGCGTAGTGATATTTGGCCCATGGTCTTAGAGCCCATTGTCTATGTATATATACCAGGCACAGAGAGAAAGCTAGCAAAAGTTCCAGACATTCCTCCAAATTCGTCATGTTTTGAGCCAAACAGCATATAAGTACTGAGCTTATGCAATGTTTtactcatctctctctctctctctgaaaaaaatattttggaaaATAACATTAGTGAAAGCAAGTATGGTTGGGAAATTGATAGATTGATTAACAGGAGTACACAGAGGTAcaatatataggcaaggatcATCTAGGGTTTATAGAATACACCCAATCAACGGAGATCCTTGTCTAATCCAAATCAACTATCATAAAACCAAGAGTCAACCCTAGCCGCCTAGGCTGGGCACCAAGGCCCAAAGTGCCAGCCCACTAATAGTCTTGCTAACAACTAGAACTAGTGTTGTTCTTAGGGATTTTGATCCTTATTAGTTATTAATCTGTCATCTGACACATTCTTTAATAAGAGActtttgaaataattaattacTAAAAGAAGTCTTGAATGTAAAACTCCATAAGGCAACTTTGCTGCGTACATATCTGATAGCATTAGCACTTACAACAAGAGAAGTGAAGGACGTTAGGATGCCAACTACCAGAAATCCATTTACTGCACCGATCAGTCGCTGGCTGCGGTCATCAACACAATTTGTTAAGTGCTTATAATCTCTTGGGAAAGTAGTAAAAAATAGATCGTTCTATTAAGATTATCAAGTAAGAATTTAACTACCCCATCCCCTAGACTGATGAATTACTTGTAAAATCATTTTTTAAAGCTAGAAAGACACTTATGACAGTCATAAAGTAAGGATATCAACATCTCAAGGACTCATAGCTACACTGCATATAGTCAGTAGCTGTCCTGGATATAGCTTGTGATAAACTTCAAGTCTGACCAAAATTCTACAAAACTCAGAGAAAGAGCCATTTCCTTGTATATTACAATTCACGTGTTCAGGATGTCTGATACATTAACAATTGAAAATTACCTTCCAAAGTAACAAATTCCCCCAAAAGCCAGTGAAAACAGGGTAGCACTCTCCCATCTGTAATAGCACATCACCAATGTCTTAAGAAGGCGTGACTGAATGATTGAATGCTAATGCTAACTTAATTGCAGTGTGATGACTAGTGATATTTTGTGGCTGTTTAGAATACTACAACCTATAAGTAAAATTATTATATGAAAGCAAAACATTTGAAAACGAATGCAAAGACCACCTATCCTTTGATGATGAAGAAAATTTAGAAATTACCAGTTTAATGCTACATGATGTTGTGATTTCAAAAATAATACAAGATATTATTTGTTAATTACACGCAAAATACTAATGATTTATTAGATGACACAAGGATGAAGCATATAAATGATGTTTGAGTCCTATCAGATGACACACTAATCAAATGGATACAACATTTTCTTTAACAAAAGTGCTGGACAATAGCTAGGCAGTCAAATAAAagcaaaagaaaatagaaaaatagggCTTACAATGGAATACCCAATGTGTCTGTTATGATATCTGAAGAGCGTGCCACGTATGCGACAAGAAGCGCATAATGTATAAATAAATAGGATAAGCTGCAGGCACAAGAAAAGCaaagtcaaaaaaaaattcataggAGATATGAAATGTTATTTGTGTCGAAAAATAGTAATACTAAAATGGTCGGCTCAATTTGTGTGACGATATGAAGTTCCTTCTTCTTTTAGAAATGTCAGTTTATCAACATTTCAGGCTTTCTATGCATTAATAAACTTCTAGCATGTGATTTAATCATACCAGGCTGTTCTTACTCCAAATGTCCCTAGAGTGCGCATAGCCATTGAGACCTGGAATACATGTTGCTTCAGATGGCTACTTTGAGATTGTGCAAGATACAAAATATACAGGGAGCAAAGTCCATAGCATGCAACTTTTTAGCTGAATTTTACTATTGCATAAACATTTTAATTGACCCTAAATAGTACTCTAGTTCAGGAAACCGTCACAGGAGGATATGTTATCTACCAGGGAGACACCTCCAGATCCTAGCTCACACATTGTATTGACGTTTACTTCAGCAACTAGCAACCCTGTCACAACCTGGAAATGTGATGCCAATCATAAGCTGTCTTACTGTAAACAATTGAATGGAATAGACATTGGGTCGATTATCAAACCGTCCTGTATCAAGGTGACACGAGAAACGAATATTTAACTTATAAGGGCAATAATTTATCCAGTGATGCAGAATGCAAAAGGGTTTACCTTTCATAGGCTTCTCTGACTGCATGTCACCTTGAACAAGCCGGATTTGATAATTTACCCAGTCAACGACGTTCTATTACCATGTATAACCAGCAGGAAATGCATGTAACTGCAGAGGTCAAGAACCCAGCTTCTTGTGTGACTGCAGGGATTGCGAGGATACCTGCCCCAACCTATTTGCAGAGGAAAAGAAGAGTAAGTGAAGTGTTATGAGGGATGCCAATTAGAGGAATAGAGGGCGAATTTGTCTGGAAGTTATTTAATAAGCACATATATAATGTGCTTTCCATTTCTCATGAATTTTGCTTTGCAAGTTTTAGTCCGTGAAGCGTGAGGCAATGTGTTAGAATCTATCAGCAATTCCTACTTGAGCATTTCAGCTCTTACAGCACAAGGAAGAACAAGGGAAGAAAATAGTACAGTACCGTTGTGCCAGCCACTAGGAAGATGGCACTGGTGAGGCTTCCTGAAATCAAAGGGAAACAGAACTCATTGGTACGAGCAAATCACCGGGAGAGTCTGAGAGTTGAGAAAAGCAGTGACTGTGCATTACCAGGCTCGTGCTCCATGGTCGCCTGGTTGAGGTTGGAGAAGAGGCGCtccagctgcggcggcgagtCCGGCGGCTGCCGTTCGTCGGCGTATTGAGAGCAGAGGCATCTCCGCAGCGGCCTCCTCGTTCCTCTTCTGATTACTCGCCTGGGCACCGGTGTCCTTGCGGAGATCGAAGAAGGTCGCAGTAGAGGGCAGCAGTGAACAGAGATCAACGACGCCATTGCTGAGGCTGTTCCTTCTCCACAGTGTTGTACCAGCAGAAGCTTGTCTGGCCTGGCGTCGCGTCGCGTGTGCTATCCTCTTGCTGTTGATGCTGGCCATTTATTTGGGGTGTCGAGCACGAGCAGGCTGGAAAAGTGCTGGTGCTTTCTCCGCTTCCAGTCCGTCCAGCCACTTGTCCAAACTTTTCGTTGCATTATCCTGTAAATCGTTAGTTTTCTTTTGCTGCTTCCATGTCCACTGTTGAAGTTATTGAATAAaaaaagctaatttttatcTCAGTGTCTGCGTAGACCTGTCTagcaataaaaaaaaatcagcaaagGAAGGCTGGACCTCAGGTCTAGCGCGGCACGGGGCCACTGCAGCGCTCCTTCAACTTGGGCctcacaaaaaatcagcaaacgAGTACAATCATTTGTTTTCTACCGACAGTCATTTTAGTACGTCAGCTTTGATTTGAGAGTCAAGTTCATCTTTGAACTTTCAGATAAGTCAATATAGTTCTTCAACTTTTATTTTTGAATCATACTCATCCTTGTGATATATTATACTTCATAATAACATGAGATTTTCGCAAAAGTCTTCTTTTACCCTTGTCTCATTTCCCTTCTAAATTCCTCAACAATTTAttattacaaaaatatatttagcCAAAGCAGAAAATCAATATAGTGGTATGAATATCAATGCATTTAGGAGCTGAACATCACTAGTATTAAATTTAAAACATAGAATTTTATTTATCCATGAATCGCAATGTATTGCACGCGCATGAAGAATGAAAATTAAGAAGGGAAAGAAGAAGCCAAGGGTAAAAAGGATTTGCTTAGAACTGATGGCCTTcttcacacacaaaaaaaactcAGGGCCAAACAgctaatcttttttttctcaacaaaGTCTGACTATATTGATGCATGCATGCTTCCTTAGTTGTGGTCGTGGAACATCCCTAAAAACAAGCATTTACAATTGCCAAATGCCAACTGTATTCAAAAGCTACTGGCAAAGGTTGGAGCCCAAGACGACAAACTCATCTCGTAGGGACAGTACACAAATTTGTATTTGGGACATGAAAAGTGCCTCACGATCGCCATGGACGCGAGATCGAGCCAGAAGAAACCATGGCCATACGTCCGGATAAGCACGGCGCCGCTCCTCTCGGCGAACCACTCAAGCTTGGATCGCCCCGCCGGCCGAGACTTCCCCATGCGCCGAGCCGCCCTTGAACCGCACCATCGCGTCTCTGTGGATCGCCACCACCTGCGGTTGCTGCTCCCATCTCGACGTCTGCTTTGACTGCGCCCAAACGGATACCttgtcgtcgtcggcgacgagcACGATCGGGCTCCCGGACGCTGTCGCAGTCGCCAGCAGGTGCCGTCGCGGAGACTGACCGTCCCACCATGTTGGCCGGGGGAAGCTCTCCGGCAGCGCCGTCACGGTCACCCGTGCCGTTCGGACATGGAGCTCGATGACATAGCTCGCGGCGTTGGTCTGGCATAGGAAGTGCGCAGAGCTGCCGACGACCATGGGCGTGCCTAGATTTTTTGCAGGGAGGTATCTACCTCTTATCTGAGGAGTCCGGATCTTGGTGGTGAGCTCCCATGCCCCGAGCTCGGACGAGAAAGTTTGGATCTTGAGGTAGCGTTTGCGGTCTGACAAGGCTAGGCGCACCTTGGCTACTAGGAAAGACCGGccaacggcggcgccgccctcaccgccgccgacgagcaGGACGTACCGGCCGCCGAACATGGGTCCAGGAGGGAGGGTCTGGCTGCGGTCGGTGTCCGGGTTGCACACGCGCAGCTCGCGGGCCgtgcggacgaggaggaggccgtcgcGCCACGCCCAGGCTTGTGGAGACGCAGCCTCCTGCCGTCGGGGTCGCTGTGGAACCTCTCGTTGGCGCGGAACACCGTGGGCGTGGCGGTGGTGTCCACCAGCCACACCTTGTCCGCGCCGGACCCGTCCTCCTCGCCCAGCAGGTCGTCCCACTTGCCGACCAGGTGGCCGCGCAGGAGGGTGGGCACGAAGCGGTCGGCgtgccggagccggaggcggcggcggaaggccgGGTTCGCGACGCCGCGTCGCACGTCGGAGCACGTCGCGGCGCAGCGCACGAGGGTGGCCGGGTCGGTGCGCGCCGCGATCCCCAGGAGCACGTCGAGCGGGAGCGACGAACTCCTCGGTCGGGTGCTGCCTGCCgtcctcctcggctcctcctctCGCTTGTAATGTATCGGCGATGTGAGGCCGTCGCCGCCCGGCGTAAACCCTGGCTCAAACGAAACGAACCCGGCTATCCCGGCGCTATATATTTTAGGGCAGCACCGTCGAATTTTCCTCTCGCCCCAGCTATCTTTCTTCTTGCTTTCGTAAAAGCCTGGATCTCCCGAAGCAATCCATCTCGGTTTAGGTGTGTCGTGTGTGGACGCCTGGACGGTGTGCAAAGTCCTAATTTGATTGGTCATTAAAAGATTCCAAAGTTAGATATATATACCACACAGGCAGTAAAGCTCGAATTTGTTCTCCTTCTTGTAGAGCTCGAATTTGTTATTTTCTCTATTTTCGGAGTTCTTTTGTACGATTTTTAGTTCTCGCGATTGGCAGCAATTTGGGATGGTTTTCTTGGAGCAAATTGGTGTGCCAGAACCGCATCGTGGACGACCCCATCTTCCACGGCcggccgcctccggctccggcacACCGACCGCTTCCGATCCTCCCCCTCCTGGGCGGCCACCTCGTACAGTTCACGAGCAATGAATTGTGGCAAAAATGCGGTGGCAAGAGAAATCATGTGCCCACACAGGTAGTAATCTTCACAAGTAAATGCCAGGCAAGATTAACATGAGTAATTCAGTATATAAATTTTGAAATGTAGGGATGCAACGCatcagaaaaagaaaatcaaaacCAAACAGAGAGACAATCTTCAAATCTGCGCAGTTCCTCAATGCATTCTTTGCTTGCGCTGTGGCCGCAGTCAGAATCTTGCAACCTTTCGGGTGTACATGCCCATGTCCACACCGCTTCTTCGTTCTCTGAATATAGCCCGTCCGCGCTTGCAATCTCTCTCACATTACACACAGGGTAACTGAAACAGAGCTTTATTTACAGGATTCGACACGTTCAGAAATCAGAATTGGGCCAAACATTTTTGGGCTAACACTTTATTAAACCACAAATAATAATAGTAATAGTAATAGTAATAATCACCAGACATCAAGGGTTTTTTATATAAGTCATCTGATCTGATGAACTTGTGGACTCTGAACTTTCGGTGAACAGCACTTCAAATAATCGTACTACTAGTAAATGTTGGAACCCAAGATGACAAGTCCTCATATGGCAAACGTGTGACTCCATGCAGGACCGGAGCATCTGGGAACCACCTCACGATCTCCATGGACCGGTGATCCAGCCAGAAATCTCCGTATCCATCGCTGCTGAAGAGGACCAAGCCGCTCCTCTCGGCGAACCAGTGTAGCTGGGCACGGAAACTCCCCAACGATCTCCTGCTCCTCAACCACAGCATCACCTCGTGATACTCATgcatcaccacctgcggtcGCAGCTCCCACTTGCCCGTCGGCTTCGTCTGCACCCAGCAAGAAATCTTCTCGCTGTCCGCCACAAGCACGGcgagctcctcgccggcggccaccgaTGTCGCCAGAAGGTAGTGCGTCCCGATCACGGCGTCGGGACGGGGAAAGCTCTTGGGGAGCATCGTCACCCTCACGGCCGCTTGTGCCGCCCTCATCTGGATCTTGAGGACGAAGATCCGGCTTTCGGTGACGCACAGCCagtgcgcggcgccgccggcaacCAGGGGCCTTGCTCTCCGTAGCAGGCACCTGCAGCAATGTAAATAAGGTGTCCGGATCGTAGTGTACCTGCCCCACGAGCCGTCCTCCGATGAGAAGGCTTGCGTCTCCAGATACGGATTGGGATCTGACATCACCAGATTCGTCTTGAGCACTTGGAAATGCCGGATGccaccgccgtcgtcgccatcgccgacgGTCAAGACGTATGGTTCCCAGAATGGTTGTGCAGCCCCAGGGAAGGTAGGCTCGGCGGGGAGGGTCCGGCTGCGGCCGGTGGCCGGGTCGCACACGCGGAGCTCTCCACGATGCCACGGCAAGTCGCGGGAGTCGGTCGTGCGGACGAGGAGAAGGCCGTCGCGTGACGCCACGAGCATGTGGTCCCACGCGGCCTTGCCGTCAGGAGTAAGAGGAGGGAAGccctcggcggcggtgagcggccTGCTGGACATCATcttgcccggcggcggcgcggtgacaTCCGGCATGCGCACCTTATACACGGGGCCGAAGTCGCCGATGTTCCCGGATACCACCTCCAGGTGGCCGCGCAGGAGGGAGGGGACGAAGCGGTCGGCGtgccggaggcggaggtggaagcccgggtccgcggcggcgcgcgcccctGCACGTCGCGGCGCAGCGGACGAGGGTGGCCGGGTCGGAGCGCGCCGCGATCTCCAGCACGACGTCGAGGGGGAGCGAGGGCACCGCCTTGTTCTTCTGCTTGTTCCGCCGCCCCCGTCTCGCCGCTGCTTGCGCCCGCGGCCTggggacgtcgccgccgcccgccattttTTTTGGGCCCACCCGTCCACGATCGTGCCCTGGATCCGTGGGAAATCAGCGTGTTTCGCGGCGTAGTGACGTGACGACTACATGTAATGCGTCATGTGTTCGGGACCCTAATTGTATCCGGACTCTTTAGAGCATCTACAGGAGTTTCTTTAATGATTTAGAGAGTTATTTGagtaaattttttttctatatcttTATATTTTCCAATAGCTTTTCTATATCGTGTGTAGTTTAGAGAGTCATTCTTGTTCTCCATCTTTGGCTAGCGAGAAATCCGAAATAAAAGATGTTTATATTTAAATATCTAATTGAAAAGGCAGTTGGAGGGTATTTTTCTaccaaaatttttatttttgtaaattAGGAAAGATATAAAGAGTCTCTTGGAGATACTCTTAGAGCAAGTTTTATGATTCCGCCGGCAACAGGCTACAAGCGAGGGGTGAGGTGGCGCATGTGGTGGCGGGTTCCGCAAAGATTTAATGCCCAGTAGCTCCATCAACCAATAGCAGCAGCGGACAGTGCACTTCGCCCACTCAAGCCGAAACTAAAAAGATATAATCACTTAATTTGATTCAGCTGCGTGTTTCAGCTTTAGAGCACGCCATCCTCTCTGATCCCCCAGCTACCGGAACAAGTCTGTCTCACAACATCTGCACTGCTCACTGTTTAGCTTCAGGTTTTTTATCAGCCGTCAGCTGGATCGCCTCCGTCAGCTAGTACCATTGCTAGGTAGGGACGTTGGTTAAAGAAAAGAGGCAATTTTCCGTGAGCCATTAAAAAGTTTTTAATTCCATACGTGCCACCCAAAAACTTCCCGCTTCCAACCAGCCATCAGCCCAACATTCTTTGGACTCCTGTGCCAATACAGTCTGAATCACACGTAACAGGAGGAAATGGCTGGGGAAAAAAACATTTTGCCCTTGAATTCAACAAGAGAAGAAAGCTAGTTGCAAGGACACAGGTCGTCGGGCACCAGTCCTCCGGTCGCTGAGCACCAGTCCGGAATCCCCAATCAATCCGACGCCTGAGAGAGAGGTGACGCGCCTCCTCCGATTCCCGATTTTCCCCTCTCGGCCGGCTGCGACAGGATTAGTCTGCCATGGCACCATCCCCCGCCGCCTCGCAGCCTTCGGTCCGAGCCGCGGGAGGTGCACCCACCGATCGAGCGGTAGGGCAGGGGTGGAAAGGAGGATGAGCTTCCAGGACTTGGAGGCCGGCAACCTACGCGGCGCGCCGCTCGGCGAATCAGAACGGCCGAGGCCCCGCGTCGGGCGGCGCCGGTGCGTCGCAAACCATCGCATCACGCGTCTTCCATATCATCACCGTCGTTGCCACGTTCCAGCGCCGGGTCTTGCATCCTCGAGGCCCGCTTCCTCGACCCTTGCGCCGGCGTGGCTGGCTGGGCCACCGGCGCCGCGGCCCTGTGGTCGGCCGCAGGCGCGGAAGCTGCCGGACCGCCCTGGCAAAACAGCCACGGTGGTGGCATAGCAGCGCGCAGAGCGGCGAGGGTAATATGGGCACACTAGTCATCGATCTATGTCGCCATTTGATCCATCCTTCACTCAACCTGACGGATTTAGACGGCAGTGGCATAAGAGTCCAAAGAAAGTTAGGTCGATGGCTAGTTGGGAGCGATAAGTTTTTTAAGTGGTACGTAAGGAATTGGAACTTTTTAATGCCATGTAGAGAATTGCCTCTAAAGAAAACCAACTGAAATAAAACTCACACAGGAATGGTCTTtcaagaaaagagagagtaATCAGAATGAATCAAACAGAGATCGACAGTATTCAAGTCTGCAGAATGTATTCTTCGTTTGCGCTGACGACTGCAGTGAGAATCTTGCAGCTTTCAGGCAAATGCCCGCGTCAAAGAATTTCCACGCTTGCAATCTCTCCTTCACATATCGGAAACTGATCAAAGCTTTCGATGTTTCTTTTGTTCATAGGGAGGGCGAGTCTGCTCATAGATGTGCGAGTATGCCGTCGGAGACCACTCCTCTTCTCTCCTGGTCTGGCCTTCTCCTATTCTGGCTGATGGAAATTGCTAAGAGAGATTGTAATGACTCTTTAAATCAATAGAAGCTCTCGTGATTTGCCCTAAAAAAAACTTCTAGGCTTTGGCACGTTCAGAATTGGGCCTGGCATTTTGGCCAGTTCATCCTCCGTCTTCACTACACACATTAACGCCTGATCGAATTTACGTGGACTCCACAGCTTTCAGTTGCTCTCAGCTCACGACTATCGTCATTGTTTTGACCAGTGATCACCTTTCTGATGTTTGCCTATCTCGCTTTGACTGTTTGATTGTTCATTCACACCTCTCCGGATCAAGCCTGACTCAGGCAGCAATCTCCACAAGTAAATGCCAGACAAGATTAACATCAGTAATTGAGTATATAAATTTTGAATGTAGGGACGAAACGcatcagaaaaaagaaaatcaaaacCAAACAGAGAGACAATCTTCAAGTCTGCGCAGTTCTTCAATGCATTCTTCGCTTGCGCTGTGACCGCAGTCAGAATCTTGCTACCTTTCAGGTCCACACTGCTTCTTCGTTCTCTGAATATATAGCTTGTATATCCACGCTTGCAATCTCTCTCACATTACATACTGAAACATAGCTTTATTTACAGGATTCGACGTTCAGAAATCAGAATTGGGCCAaacatataataataataataataataataataataataataataataataataataataataataatgatgatgatgatgatgatgatgatgatgatgatgatgatgatcaccaGACATCAAGGAGTTTTTAACACATCTGATGAACTTCTGGACTGAACTTTCGGCGAATATATCAGCACTTCAAAACAATCGAACTTGTAAATGTTGGAACCCAAGATGACAAGTCCATCTCATATGGAAAACGTGTGACTCCGGGCGGATCACCTGGGAACCACCTCACGATCTTCATGGACCGGTGATCCAGCCAGAAATCTCCGTATCCATCGCAGCTGAAGAGTACCAAGCCGCTCCTCTCAGCGAACCAGTGTAGCTGAAGCTTGGCACGGAACCGCAGCATCGCCTCGTGATGCGGATACACCAACACCTGTGGTTGTCGCTCCCACTTTGCCCGTCGGCTTCGTCGGCACCCAGCAAGAGATCTTCACGGTGTCCGCCACAAGCACGGtgagctcctcgccggcggccaccgaTGTCGCCAGAAGGTAGTGCGTCTGCGTCCCGATCACGGCGTTGGGACGGGGAAAGCTCTTGGGGAGCAGCCCTCATCTGGAGCTTGAGGACGAAGATCCGGCTTTCGGTGACGCACAACCagtgcgcagcgccgccggcgaccagggGCCTTGCTCTCCGAAACAGGAACTTGCAGCCATGTAAATAGGGTGTCCGGATCTTAGTGTACCCGCCCCACGAGCCGTCCTCCGATGAGAAGGCCTGCGTCTCCAGATACGGATTGGGATCTGACATCACCAGATTCGTCTTGAGCACTTGGAAATGCCGGATGCCACCGGCGGCGTGGCCATCGCCGACGGTCAAAACGTATGGTTCCCAGTCCCAGCAGGATGCCCGTGCTCGTGCGCCCCCAGGGAAGGTGGGCTCGGCAGGGAGGGTCCGGCTGCGGCCAGTGGCTGGGTCGCACACGCGGAGCTCTCCGAGCTCTCCGCGATGCGACTGCGAGACGCGGGAGTCGGTGGTGCGGACGAGGAGAAGGCCGTCGCGTGACGCCAGGAGCACGTGCCCCCAAGCGGCCTTGCCGTCGGGA
This window contains:
- the LOC120694769 gene encoding tyrosine-specific transport protein-like isoform X1, which encodes MASLISVHCCPLLRPSSISARTPVPRRVIRRGTRRPLRRCLCSQYADERQPPDSPPQLERLFSNLNQATMEHEPGSLTSAIFLVAGTTVGAGILAIPAVTQEAGFLTSAVTCISCWLYMVVTGLLVAEVNVNTMCELGSGGVSLVSMAMRTLGTFGVRTACLSYLFIHYALLVAYVARSSDIITDTLGIPLWESATLFSLAFGGICYFGSQRLIGAVNGFLVVGILTSFTSLVYKQVVASGNLQWSSLLEANFAAAPQSIPIIALSFVYQNVVPVLCTNLEGDLSKVRTAIIAGTAIPLALFLVWDGVILGTLPGIAGSSTVSDPLELLRSSNGIVGPIVEAFSFLAIGTSYIGFVLGLSDFLADLLKLPSGQNKPLPYLLTLLPPLLLSLLDPEIFFNALDFAGTYGVLVLFGVFPAAMSWSERYSDESEAPVPPIVPGGKLTLSVVMGGALLVIVSEVIKDVMQLQGLH
- the LOC120694769 gene encoding tyrosine-specific transport protein-like isoform X2; this encodes MASLISVHCCPLLRPSSISARTPVPRRVIRRGTRRPLRRCLCSQYADERQPPDSPPQLERLFSNLNQATMEHEPGSLTSAIFLVAGTTVGAGILAIPAVTQEAGFLTSAVTCISCWLYMVVTGLLVAEVNVNTMCELGSGGVSLVSMAMRTLGTFGVRTACLSYLFIHYALLVAYVARSSDIITDTLGIPLWESATLFSLAFGGICYFGSQRLIGAVNGFLVVGILTSFTSLVVVASGNLQWSSLLEANFAAAPQSIPIIALSFVYQNVVPVLCTNLEGDLSKVRTAIIAGTAIPLALFLVWDGVILGTLPGIAGSSTVSDPLELLRSSNGIVGPIVEAFSFLAIGTSYIGFVLGLSDFLADLLKLPSGQNKPLPYLLTLLPPLLLSLLDPEIFFNALDFAGTYGVLVLFGVFPAAMSWSERYSDESEAPVPPIVPGGKLTLSVVMGGALLVIVSEVIKDVMQLQGLH